In Streptomyces alboniger, the following are encoded in one genomic region:
- a CDS encoding DUF4191 domain-containing protein — protein sequence MARKESTAADTAAEPGRLKQIALTYKMTRRADSKIGLIIAAVGIVTFGVFLAIGFLIGHPVYLGILGFLLAFLAMAIVFGRRAERAAFGQMEGQPGAAAAVLDKIGRGWTTTPAIAMNRSQDVVHRTVGKAGIVLVAEGNPNRVKGLLAAEKKKMARIVADVPVHDVIVGTTEGTVSLKKLRTTLLKLPRVLTGPQVTATNDRLRAMGDLMSNMPLPKGPMPKGMRMPRGGPKTK from the coding sequence ATGGCGAGGAAGGAATCCACCGCGGCGGATACGGCCGCGGAGCCAGGGCGACTCAAGCAGATCGCTCTGACCTACAAGATGACCCGACGGGCCGACTCCAAAATCGGTCTCATCATCGCGGCTGTGGGAATCGTCACCTTTGGCGTGTTCCTCGCGATCGGCTTCTTGATCGGTCACCCGGTCTATCTGGGCATTCTCGGCTTCCTGCTCGCCTTCCTCGCGATGGCGATCGTCTTCGGACGCAGGGCCGAGCGTGCCGCCTTCGGGCAGATGGAGGGCCAGCCCGGCGCGGCGGCCGCGGTGCTCGACAAGATCGGCCGCGGCTGGACGACGACCCCCGCGATCGCGATGAACCGCAGCCAGGACGTGGTGCACCGCACCGTCGGGAAGGCCGGCATCGTCCTGGTGGCCGAGGGCAACCCGAACCGCGTGAAGGGCCTGCTGGCCGCCGAGAAGAAGAAGATGGCGCGGATCGTGGCGGATGTTCCCGTGCACGACGTCATCGTCGGCACCACCGAGGGCACGGTCTCCCTGAAGAAGCTGCGCACGACGCTTCTGAAGCTGCCGCGTGTCCTCACGGGTCCGCAGGTCACGGCGACGAATGACCGCTTGCGGGCAATGGGGGACCTTATGTCCAATATGCCCCTCCCTAAGGGCCCGATGCCCAAGGGCATGCGGATGCCGCGCGGCGGCCCGAAGACGAAGTAG
- a CDS encoding RDD family protein yields the protein MDNRQAIGSWLSGPRAAAEDAGVDFGYRGEQLGLPEEGPGSIARPGRRIGAIAVDWGLCMVIAYGLFARGDQQAMGNWALGIFFVMSVLTVGTVGCTPGKALFRLRVVAERGGRLGLGWVLARSVLLCVAIPALIWDRDGRGLHDRLARAVQVRV from the coding sequence GTGGACAACAGGCAAGCAATCGGATCGTGGCTGTCCGGACCGCGCGCTGCCGCGGAGGACGCCGGTGTCGACTTCGGGTACCGGGGCGAGCAGCTCGGCCTGCCGGAGGAGGGGCCGGGCTCGATCGCGCGCCCGGGCCGCCGCATCGGCGCGATCGCCGTGGACTGGGGTCTGTGCATGGTGATCGCATACGGCCTGTTCGCTCGCGGTGACCAGCAGGCGATGGGCAACTGGGCCCTCGGCATCTTCTTCGTCATGAGCGTGCTCACCGTCGGCACGGTCGGCTGCACGCCCGGCAAGGCCCTCTTCCGGCTGCGCGTCGTCGCCGAGCGCGGCGGCCGGCTCGGCCTGGGCTGGGTCCTGGCCCGCAGCGTCCTGCTGTGCGTCGCCATCCCCGCCCTGATCTGGGACCGCGACGGCCGCGGCCTCCACGACCGCCTCGCCCGCGCCGTGCAGGTCCGGGTCTAG
- the glnA gene encoding type I glutamate--ammonia ligase: MFQNADDAKKFLADEDVKFVDVRFCDLPGVMQHFTIPAAAFDPDEELAFDGSSIRGFQAIHESDMALRADLSTARVDPFRRDKTVNINFFIHDPITGEQYSRDPRNVAKKAEAYLASTGIADTAYFGPEAEFYVFDNVRFQTSANESFYHIDSEAGAWNTGAVENNRGYKVRYKGGYFPAPPVDHFADLRAEISLELDKNGLQVERQHHEVGTAGQAEINYKFNTLLAAADDLMLFKYIVKNVAWRNGKTATFMPKPIFGDNGSGMHVHQSLWSGGNPLFYDEQGYAGLSDTARYYIGGILKHAPSLLAFTNPTVNSYHRLVPGFEAPVNLVYSQRNRSAAMRIPITGSNPKAKRVEFRAPDPSSNPYLAFSALLLAGLDGVKNKIEPAEPIDKDLYELAPEEHAGVPQVPTSLPAVLDALEADNEYLQAGGVFTSDLIETWIDYKRTNEIAPIQLRPHPHEFELYFDI, translated from the coding sequence TTGTTCCAGAACGCCGACGACGCAAAGAAGTTCCTCGCGGACGAGGACGTCAAGTTCGTCGATGTCCGCTTCTGTGACCTGCCGGGTGTGATGCAGCACTTCACGATCCCGGCGGCGGCGTTCGACCCGGACGAGGAGCTGGCCTTCGACGGTTCGTCGATCCGCGGCTTCCAGGCCATCCACGAGTCCGACATGGCGCTGCGCGCCGACCTGTCGACGGCCCGCGTGGACCCCTTCCGCCGCGACAAGACCGTCAACATCAACTTCTTCATCCACGACCCGATCACGGGCGAGCAGTACAGCCGTGACCCGCGGAACGTCGCGAAGAAGGCGGAGGCGTACCTGGCCTCCACCGGCATCGCGGACACGGCCTACTTCGGCCCCGAGGCCGAGTTCTACGTCTTCGACAACGTCCGCTTCCAGACGTCGGCGAACGAGAGCTTCTACCACATCGACTCCGAGGCGGGCGCCTGGAACACCGGTGCGGTCGAGAACAACCGCGGCTACAAGGTCCGCTACAAGGGCGGTTACTTCCCCGCCCCGCCGGTCGACCACTTCGCGGACCTGCGCGCCGAGATCTCCCTCGAACTCGACAAGAACGGCCTCCAGGTCGAGCGCCAGCACCACGAGGTGGGCACGGCGGGCCAGGCCGAGATCAACTACAAGTTCAACACGCTGCTGGCCGCGGCCGACGACCTGATGCTCTTCAAGTACATCGTGAAGAACGTCGCCTGGCGCAACGGCAAGACCGCGACGTTCATGCCGAAGCCGATCTTCGGTGACAACGGCTCGGGCATGCACGTCCACCAGTCGCTGTGGTCCGGCGGCAACCCGCTCTTCTACGACGAGCAGGGCTACGCGGGCCTCTCGGACACCGCGCGCTACTACATCGGCGGCATCCTCAAGCACGCCCCGTCGCTGCTGGCGTTCACCAACCCGACGGTGAACTCCTACCACCGCCTGGTCCCCGGCTTCGAGGCCCCGGTCAACCTGGTCTACTCGCAGCGCAACCGCTCCGCGGCGATGCGCATCCCGATCACGGGCTCGAACCCGAAGGCCAAGCGCGTCGAGTTCCGCGCGCCGGACCCGTCCTCGAACCCGTACCTGGCCTTCTCCGCGCTCCTCCTGGCGGGCCTCGACGGCGTCAAGAACAAGATCGAGCCGGCCGAGCCGATCGACAAGGACCTCTACGAGCTGGCCCCCGAGGAGCACGCGGGCGTCCCCCAGGTCCCGACCTCCCTCCCCGCGGTCCTCGACGCCCTGGAGGCGGACAACGAGTACCTCCAGGCGGGCGGCGTCTTCACGTCGGACCTGATCGAGACGTGGATCGACTACAAGCGGACGAACGAGATCGCGCCGATTCAGCTGCGGCCGCATCCGCATGAGTTCGAGCTGTACTTCGACATCTAA
- a CDS encoding metallophosphoesterase codes for MQTPKPSPLPTTGPATPVAVIAHLSDTHIDTGAEDAGRSAERTRTVMRYLNDLPYDLDAVIVTGDIADHATPSEYEEARKLLTSRHPLLTCPGNHDERAAYREHLLGEPPRTAPVNQSYTTDHFTLALCDTSVPGEDHGSLSDETLTWLSDLLADTRPTQPVLIAFHHPPVPLHTPYVDEIRQFDESRLAELTSRHPNITAFLAGHAHTPAATTFANRPLLVAPGVVSTLRLPWEPQTDPTHHIHRHLPPALAFHVLDDTGRLTTHYRPVPLDEMPDA; via the coding sequence ATGCAGACCCCGAAACCTTCGCCACTCCCGACAACCGGCCCCGCAACCCCCGTCGCCGTGATCGCCCACCTGAGCGACACCCACATAGACACCGGCGCGGAGGACGCGGGCCGCAGCGCCGAGCGCACCCGCACGGTCATGCGGTACCTGAACGACCTCCCGTACGACCTGGACGCCGTGATCGTCACGGGCGACATAGCCGACCACGCCACCCCCTCGGAGTACGAGGAGGCCCGCAAGCTCCTCACCTCCCGCCACCCGCTGCTGACCTGCCCCGGAAACCACGACGAGCGCGCCGCGTACCGCGAGCACTTGCTGGGCGAACCGCCGCGGACCGCCCCGGTCAACCAGTCGTACACGACAGACCACTTCACGCTGGCCCTGTGCGACACCTCGGTCCCCGGCGAGGACCACGGCAGCCTGTCGGACGAGACACTGACATGGCTGTCCGACCTCCTGGCCGACACCCGCCCCACCCAGCCCGTCCTGATCGCCTTCCACCACCCGCCCGTGCCCCTGCACACGCCGTACGTCGACGAGATCCGCCAGTTCGACGAGTCCCGCCTGGCCGAACTGACGTCCCGCCACCCCAACATCACGGCATTCCTGGCGGGCCACGCGCACACCCCCGCGGCGACGACGTTCGCGAACCGCCCGCTCCTGGTGGCCCCCGGCGTGGTCTCGACCCTGCGCCTCCCCTGGGAACCCCAGACCGACCCGACCCACCACATCCACCGGCACCTGCCCCCGGCGCTCGCTTTCCACGTCCTGGACGACACGGGCCGCCTGACGACGCACTACCGTCCGGTGCCGCTCGACGAGATGCCGGACGCCTGA
- a CDS encoding ABC transporter ATP-binding protein, with protein sequence MTERGLRVEGGPPAERGLRAERVAREAGGRLVVDGVSLAPPPGATVGLLGPNGSGKSTLLRLLAGVLAPASGVVTLDGRPLPDTPRRAVARRIAVVDQHASTQAELTVRDVVRLGRIPHRRAWSAPTSHDEHAVREALERTGLTERATQSWHTLSGGERQRVQIARALAQEPRELLLDEPTNHLDIQHQLDLLSLVADLPVTSVIALHDLNLAAMYCDHVLILKEGTAYAAGTPAEVITEKLIAEVYGVRALVTPGERGTDGRPPAPSVRFLRS encoded by the coding sequence GTGACCGAGCGAGGGCTGCGTGTCGAGGGCGGACCGCCTGCCGAGCGCGGCCTGCGTGCCGAGCGCGTCGCCCGTGAGGCCGGTGGGCGGCTCGTCGTCGACGGTGTCAGTCTCGCCCCGCCACCCGGCGCCACCGTAGGCCTCCTCGGCCCCAACGGCTCCGGCAAGTCCACGCTCCTGCGCCTACTCGCGGGCGTCCTCGCCCCCGCCTCCGGGGTGGTCACCCTGGACGGCCGCCCGCTCCCCGACACACCGCGCCGCGCGGTGGCACGCCGTATCGCGGTGGTCGACCAACACGCGTCCACACAAGCGGAGTTGACCGTACGAGACGTCGTACGCCTGGGTCGCATCCCGCACCGCCGCGCATGGTCGGCCCCCACGTCCCACGACGAGCACGCCGTACGCGAGGCCCTGGAACGCACCGGCCTCACCGAGCGCGCCACCCAGTCCTGGCACACGTTGTCCGGCGGCGAACGCCAACGCGTCCAGATCGCCCGCGCCCTGGCCCAGGAACCCCGCGAACTCCTCCTGGACGAGCCCACCAACCACCTGGACATCCAGCACCAGCTGGACCTCCTCTCCCTGGTCGCCGACCTCCCCGTCACCAGCGTCATCGCCCTGCACGACCTCAACCTGGCGGCGATGTACTGCGACCACGTGCTGATCCTGAAGGAGGGCACGGCGTACGCGGCGGGCACGCCGGCCGAAGTGATCACGGAGAAACTGATCGCCGAGGTCTACGGCGTACGGGCGCTGGTGACCCCAGGCGAGAGGGGCACGGACGGCCGCCCGCCGGCCCCGTCGGTGCGGTTCCTGCGGAGCTGA
- a CDS encoding FecCD family ABC transporter permease — MAAPARQALLWLAACAALLLSVAVAVTIGPADISVPDVFSALAAHLGWGEARLTPIRDGIVWNLRMPRTLLAAVCGAGLAVCGAVMQSLLRNPLADPFVLGVSSGASTGAVAVLVLGVGGGALSVSAGAFVGALLSFALVLLLSHTLGDTTDRVVLSGVAAMQLFSALTSFVILTAGDAETARGVLFWLLGSLSGAGWTDVWLCAAVLAVTLTVCLGHARTLDAFAFGQEAAATLGVRVARTRLVLLCVTALLTAALVSSAGAIGFVGLVLPHAARALVGSGHTRLLPVTALAGAVFLIWVDTLARTALDPQEVPVGVVTSLIGVPAFVLVLYRTRRGTT, encoded by the coding sequence GTGGCCGCCCCCGCCCGGCAGGCGCTGCTGTGGCTGGCCGCGTGCGCCGCGCTCCTGCTCTCCGTGGCGGTCGCCGTCACCATCGGCCCCGCCGACATCTCGGTCCCCGACGTGTTCTCGGCGCTCGCCGCGCACCTCGGCTGGGGCGAGGCGCGGCTCACCCCCATCAGGGACGGCATCGTCTGGAACCTGCGGATGCCCCGCACCCTGCTCGCCGCGGTGTGCGGCGCGGGCCTCGCGGTCTGCGGCGCGGTCATGCAGTCGCTGCTCCGCAACCCCCTCGCCGACCCCTTCGTGCTCGGGGTGTCGTCCGGGGCGTCCACCGGGGCCGTCGCGGTCCTCGTCCTCGGCGTGGGCGGGGGAGCGCTGTCGGTCTCGGCGGGGGCCTTCGTGGGCGCGCTCCTCTCCTTCGCCCTCGTCCTGCTCCTGAGCCACACGCTCGGCGACACGACGGACCGGGTCGTGCTGTCGGGCGTGGCCGCGATGCAGCTCTTCTCCGCCCTGACCTCCTTCGTGATCCTCACGGCGGGCGACGCGGAGACCGCCAGGGGCGTGCTGTTCTGGCTGCTCGGCTCGCTCAGCGGGGCGGGCTGGACGGACGTATGGCTGTGCGCCGCGGTCCTCGCGGTGACACTGACCGTGTGCCTCGGCCACGCCCGTACGCTCGACGCGTTCGCCTTCGGCCAGGAAGCGGCGGCAACACTGGGCGTACGGGTCGCCCGCACCCGGCTCGTCCTGCTCTGCGTGACGGCACTGCTGACGGCGGCCCTGGTCAGCTCGGCGGGCGCCATCGGCTTCGTGGGCCTGGTCCTGCCCCACGCGGCCCGCGCCCTCGTCGGCTCCGGCCACACCCGCCTCCTCCCGGTCACAGCACTGGCCGGGGCGGTCTTCCTGATCTGGGTGGACACCCTGGCCCGCACGGCCCTGGACCCGCAGGAGGTCCCGGTGGGCGTGGTGACCTCACTCATCGGCGTACCGGCGTTCGTGCTGGTGCTGTACCGGACGCGGAGGGGAACGACGTGA